From one Sulfurimonas sp. genomic stretch:
- a CDS encoding XRE family transcriptional regulator — protein sequence MQSLADRIRAVRKKLGMSQQELADVLGCSDGKIKGWEQGNTMTIKPRDSLFLAKKYGFSQEWLEDGKGEIMLNTGDFSLKVKNLSDAPFNNSFSIPYYKDMEHYNSDENSVNSIDISMAKDMLELISSENIEAIRVTSNSMNPTIKEGDVIFIDKDDVKASNEKIYLVLLCDEIYLKRVFIEPKSKEIILNSDNLIFPQLKADCQDFRILGKVIAKMNISKV from the coding sequence ATGCAAAGCTTGGCAGATAGGATTAGAGCTGTTCGTAAAAAGCTTGGTATGAGTCAACAAGAGTTAGCAGATGTTTTAGGTTGTTCAGACGGTAAAATAAAGGGCTGGGAGCAAGGTAATACTATGACTATCAAGCCTCGAGATAGTCTTTTTTTAGCTAAAAAGTATGGTTTTAGTCAGGAATGGCTAGAGGATGGAAAGGGAGAAATAATGTTAAATACGGGAGATTTTTCTCTAAAAGTTAAAAATCTATCCGATGCACCTTTTAACAACAGTTTTAGTATTCCTTACTACAAAGATATGGAACACTATAATAGTGATGAAAATAGTGTAAATAGCATAGATATATCTATGGCAAAAGATATGCTTGAATTGATCTCAAGTGAAAATATAGAAGCTATAAGAGTAACCAGTAACTCCATGAATCCTACAATAAAAGAGGGGGATGTGATATTTATAGATAAAGATGATGTGAAGGCATCTAATGAAAAAATATACCTAGTCCTTCTTTGTGATGAAATATATTTAAAAAGAGTTTTTATTGAACCTAAGTCAAAGGAGATCATATTAAACTCAGATAATCTGATTTTCCCACAGCTTAAAGCTGATTGTCAAGATTTTCGTATACTAGGCAAAGTTATAGCAAAAATGAATATATCAAAAGTATAA